CCAAATATCAGCTATAAGAATAGGTTTAAAAGTAAAAACTATCAAAATAGCTGTTTATATGTTTGTTGGTGTATTGGCTGGTATAGCAGGTGTTATACACTCTTCATATTTAAGAATGTCTAACCCTTTTGAATTATATGGAACAGAACTATTAGTTATAGCTTCTACAATATTAGGAGGAGCTACAATAGGAGGAGGAAGAGGAACTGTTATAGGTACTTTTTTGGGAATGCTGCTTATAACTATAATAAGTAACAGCTTAATATTATTAGGTGTACCAAGTTATTGGCAAAAAGTAGTTATAGGTGTGTTTATATTATTATCTGTATCAATACCACAATTAGTGAAAAAATATACTACTAAGCTTTAAAGAAAGGTCTTACAAATATGAAACAATTACAAGATTTAATGAAAGATAAAAAAATATTCAGACTATTAATAATAGGTGTTCTAATTATTATAATAATGTCTATATTAACTAACGGCAGATTTTTATACATTAAAAATCTATCATCTATGTTATTTTTAATACCAGAATTGGGAATATTATCATTGGGTATTATGATAGCGATGATAGTTGGAGGTATAGACTTATCATTAGTTTCTATAGCAAATTTAAGTGCTATATTGGCAACTAAATTTATACTATATATGAATGGAAGTCCTATAGGAATTGTATTAGGCATATTATTAGGATTATTAATCGGTGCTATATGCGGATTTATAAATGGTTTCTTAATATCAAGAATAAATGTACACCCTATACTTGTTACATTAGGTACTTTCCAATTATTTCAAGGTATAGGTGTAGTTATAACAAAAGGATATGCTGTAACTAATTTGCCGCAAGCATTTATACATATAGGTAACGGTTCAATATTAAATATTCCAATACCTTTTATTGTATTATTAATGGTATGGGCATTTGTAGCATTTCTTCTAAATAAAACTGGCTTCGGGCAAAGTTTATACTTAATAGGTACAAACTACAAAGCTTCAAAATTATCAGGATTAAATAGCGATCAAATTTTAAATATTACTTATACAATAGTTGGTATCATTGGTGCTATAGCTGGTATTATAATGGTTGCTAGAACTAATTCTGCTAAATCTGATTATGGTTTATCATATACTTTACAAAGTATATTGATATGTATGTTGGGAGGAGTTAATTGGTCTGGAGGCGTAGGTAAATCTATAGGTATTATAATATCTGTATTTATACTACAATTCTTATCATCAGGTTTTTCTTTGATGAGATACAGTAACTTCTTTAAAGATTTCACTTCAGGAGCTTTCTTATTGTTCATACTTATTTTCTACCACTACATGGGAATATATGATGAAAACAAAAGTAAGAAGCTATTGAAAAAAATGAATAATACCGCAACAGATGGAGGAGGTACAAAATGAGTTTTATAGATATCAAAATAGAAGATATTACAAAAGAAAATTCAAAAGAATTTGGTACTTTAGTAACTGATAAGTTTTCAGAGCCTTCTTATAAAGATGATAGTTATTCTTATTTCAGCAAATTAGCTGTAAACAATTTTACAGAGGATGTAAGTTTTTCTATAGTACAATCTTATAAAGAAGCTAATGGTATAGTGCCAACTTTAGAGTATCATGAAAAGACTGTTGAAGTATTGATACCTACTGATGATGTTATACTTGTACTTGCTAAAGGAGATAAAGTACCAGATATAAAGACGGCAAAAGCATTGCTTCTTAAAAAGGGAGATGCTTTTATTATTGACCCGTATATATGGCATTATGCTCCGCTTACAACTGACAAGGTAGTTAATACTTTTGTTATATTTAATTGTAATACATCTGACTCTGATTTATTTAAATTAGAAATAGAAGATAAATTAAGAGCTGTTTAATTATTATAAAAAACTGATTTTAGGAGAAAAAAATGAAAAAAATTATAAACAAACCTGAAAATTTTGTTGATGAAACTATTGAAGGTATTTTATATGCTTATGGCGATAAAGTAAAAATATTAAATGGTGATAATAGAATATTATTAAATAATCAGCCTGTAGCAGATGGAAAAGTAGGAATAGTAACAGGCGGCGGAAGCGGACACTTACCTGTATTTTTAGGATATGTTGGTGATGGTATGTTAGACGGATGTGCTATTGGAAATGTATTTGCTTCACCTTCTGCAAATAAAATGACTGATATGATAAAAGCATGTAATCATGGTGCTGGAGTATTATGTTTATATGGTAACTATGGCGGAGATAATATGAACTTTGATATGGCATGTGAAAATGCTGATTTTGAAGATATTAAAACTGCTACAGTGAGAGTAAAAGATGATATAGCTTCTAATGATGATCCAGAGAAAAGAAGAGGCGTTGCTGGTATGGTATATGCTTTCAAAATAGCAGGTGCAGCTGCTAAAAAAATGATGAGTTTAGAAGAAGTTGTTAGAGTAACTGAAAAAGCTTTAGCAAATATTAGAACTATGGGTGTTGCTTTATCACCTTGTATTTTACCAGAAGTTGGAAATCCTACTTTCTTTATTAATGATGATGAAATGGAAATAGGTATGGGAATACATGGAGAGCCCGGAATAGATGTAAAAAAAATGATGAGTGCTGATGAAATAGCTGAATTAATATTTAAAAAATTTGAAACTGAATTGTCTTTTAATAAAGGTGATGAAGTATCTGTAATGGTTAATGGATTAGGTGCTACTCCAATGGAAGAACAATTAATAGTATATAGAAAATTGCATCTTCTTTTACAAGAAAGAGGAGTAACTTCTTTTATGCCTCATATAGGAGAATTTGCTACTTCTATGGAAATGGCTGGACTTTCAATTACTGTATTTAAATTGGATGAAGAATTGAAAGAACTTTTAAGATATCCAGCAATGACACCTTTTTATACAAATCATAATAAATAATTTATAATAAAAAATGGAGAAAAATAAATGACTGCTTACGAATTGAAAAATGTTTTTTCATCTATTAGCGATATAATAAGTAAAAATAAAGATTATTTAATAGAGTTAGATGCTCAAAATGGCGATGGAGATTTAGGCTTATCAATGTCAAATGGATTTAAAGCTGTATCTGATTTTCTTAATACTAATGAAGAGAAAGATATAGGAAAAGTATTTATGAAAATGAGTTCTGTTTTCAATGAAGTATCTCCGTCATCTTTGGGTACTATACTTTCTTTTTCTATGATTGGTATTGCAAAATCTTTGAAAGGTAAAGAAGAAGCTAATGTAGCTGACTTTTCTAATGCATTAGAAAATGGAGTTAAGCTTATTATGGAAAAAGCTAATTCTAAATTGGGCGAGAAAACAATTTTAGATTCTCTATATCCAGCAGTAGAAACGTTAAAGAATAATCAAAACTTAGAACCTAAAGAATTATTTAAAAAAGCTTTTGAAGCTGCTAGTGCTGGTTCTGAAAGCACAAAAAATATGAAAGCTGTTCATGGCAGAGCTAGCTATTATGGTGAAAAAAGTATAGGTGTATTAGACGGCGGTTCTGTTGTTGGAAAATTAATTTTTGAGGGAATATATAATTATTATTCTAATAAGTGATAATAAAACAGGATATATAAAATGTCTAAAAATATTTTAGTGATAGGAAGTATTAATAAAGATTTAGTTATTAATACTCCTCGTTTTCCTAAAGAAGGCGAAACTATACTTGGCAATAATTTTTCAACAAGCAATGGCGGTAAAGGTGCTAATCAAGCATGTGCTATAGGTAAATTAGGCGGAAAAGTAGGCATGCTAGGTGCTATTGGAAATGATAATTTTGGTAAAGATTTATCAAATGCATTATCTTCTAATAATGTTAATATAGATAATTTACTAATAAAGGATAATATTTCTACAGGCATAGCAGTTATTACAGTTACTGAAGATGGCGCTAATCATATTATAGTAGCACAGGGGGCTAATGCTTTAATTACAAAAGATGATATTAAAGAAGATGTAATTTCATCATTTGATATAATAGTTATGCAATTAGAAATACCTTTAGAAATAGCAAAATATGCTGCTGCTACTGCTAAAAAACTTGGTAAAACTGTGGTATTAAATCCTTCTCCTGCTGTAAAGCTTGATAGAGAATTTTTAAGTTGTGTAGACATATTAATTCCAAATGAAACAGAGATTGATATTATAGGCGGTATAGATTATGTTCTTGAATGCGGTGTTAAAAATATAATAC
The genomic region above belongs to Brachyspira sp. SAP_772 and contains:
- a CDS encoding ABC transporter permease; amino-acid sequence: MKQLQDLMKDKKIFRLLIIGVLIIIIMSILTNGRFLYIKNLSSMLFLIPELGILSLGIMIAMIVGGIDLSLVSIANLSAILATKFILYMNGSPIGIVLGILLGLLIGAICGFINGFLISRINVHPILVTLGTFQLFQGIGVVITKGYAVTNLPQAFIHIGNGSILNIPIPFIVLLMVWAFVAFLLNKTGFGQSLYLIGTNYKASKLSGLNSDQILNITYTIVGIIGAIAGIIMVARTNSAKSDYGLSYTLQSILICMLGGVNWSGGVGKSIGIIISVFILQFLSSGFSLMRYSNFFKDFTSGAFLLFILIFYHYMGIYDENKSKKLLKKMNNTATDGGGTK
- a CDS encoding ureidoglycolate lyase yields the protein MSFIDIKIEDITKENSKEFGTLVTDKFSEPSYKDDSYSYFSKLAVNNFTEDVSFSIVQSYKEANGIVPTLEYHEKTVEVLIPTDDVILVLAKGDKVPDIKTAKALLLKKGDAFIIDPYIWHYAPLTTDKVVNTFVIFNCNTSDSDLFKLEIEDKLRAV
- a CDS encoding dihydroxyacetone kinase subunit DhaK; translated protein: MKKIINKPENFVDETIEGILYAYGDKVKILNGDNRILLNNQPVADGKVGIVTGGGSGHLPVFLGYVGDGMLDGCAIGNVFASPSANKMTDMIKACNHGAGVLCLYGNYGGDNMNFDMACENADFEDIKTATVRVKDDIASNDDPEKRRGVAGMVYAFKIAGAAAKKMMSLEEVVRVTEKALANIRTMGVALSPCILPEVGNPTFFINDDEMEIGMGIHGEPGIDVKKMMSADEIAELIFKKFETELSFNKGDEVSVMVNGLGATPMEEQLIVYRKLHLLLQERGVTSFMPHIGEFATSMEMAGLSITVFKLDEELKELLRYPAMTPFYTNHNK
- a CDS encoding dihydroxyacetone kinase subunit L, encoding MTAYELKNVFSSISDIISKNKDYLIELDAQNGDGDLGLSMSNGFKAVSDFLNTNEEKDIGKVFMKMSSVFNEVSPSSLGTILSFSMIGIAKSLKGKEEANVADFSNALENGVKLIMEKANSKLGEKTILDSLYPAVETLKNNQNLEPKELFKKAFEAASAGSESTKNMKAVHGRASYYGEKSIGVLDGGSVVGKLIFEGIYNYYSNK
- the rbsK gene encoding ribokinase — encoded protein: MSKNILVIGSINKDLVINTPRFPKEGETILGNNFSTSNGGKGANQACAIGKLGGKVGMLGAIGNDNFGKDLSNALSSNNVNIDNLLIKDNISTGIAVITVTEDGANHIIVAQGANALITKDDIKEDVISSFDIIVMQLEIPLEIAKYAAATAKKLGKTVVLNPSPAVKLDREFLSCVDILIPNETEIDIIGGIDYVLECGVKNIILTLGADGCDFITKKERKHFNAYKVNVVDTTAAGDSFLGGVVRMIADDKTMEEAIEFATKVSNITVTRKGAIDSIPTYNEVIESY